The Flavobacterium sp. CBA20B-1 genome includes the window AACCACCTTTCCAACGCCTGTATGCATATGCAATACATTGTAATATTCTTTAATATAAATCACTGCGGTTCCCAGAACAATTAAAATTAAAGAAGTGCGCAAATTAATTTTGTTACTAAGGGTTAAAATCCATGGGCGGTAGTTGTTTCTTTTCTCTGTGAATCTTAAGATGTATCGAATGATTAAATGCTTTAGATATCTAATGGAATTGATAACAATTGGAAATCCTAATCCACCGAAAACAAAAATAAGAATGATGATGAATTGCAAGGAATAATTATATACATATCCGGTTTCCATTAAACCATTTGGCAAGGTTGAAAAACCAGCGTTGCAGAAAGCTGAAACCGCATGAAAAATAGAAAAATAGATGCGATCGCCCAATGCAGGCAAAATGGTTTTATCTAAATTTATAAATATAAGTAATGCACCAATGGTTTCAATAAAAAAAGTAATGGCTAAAATGCGCTTCACAGTGGTAAAAACTTCGCCTATTTTTTCTGAATTGGTCATATCGCTCAAAGCCAATTGATTTTCGTAGGTTGATCCACCTTTAAAAAAATAGCTGAAATAGCTGGCAAATGTCAAAATTCCCAAACCGCCAGCCTGAATTAAGAGTAAAATAAGCGTTTTCCCAAACAAGGTGAAGTAACTGCTGGTATCAACCACGATTAATCCGGTAACACAAACGGCACTTGTAGAGGTGAATAATGCATCGATAAAACTGATGCCGTTGGTAGTAGCTTTTGGCAACATCAATAACAAAGCTCCCGACAAAATTAGCATCATAAAGCTAATAATGAAAAGCTGTGCCGGATTAAGCAAAGAGCGTTTATAGCTGATTTTTGCGCGGGTAAATTCGCGAACAAGTTTTAAAATTACTGCTAAGCGCAACCAATGTGTGGTGTCTGAAAAACCTTCTAGCGAAATTTGTTTTAGTAAGCAATATACCACAAAAAGCACGCTGAGTACATCAAAAATAAAAACCGATAAAATGATATCTTTACGGTGGTAATAATACTTTAAAATGGTAAAGCTCACCCCAATCACAAGCACCAAGATATACAATACCAAAATGCTGTTTTTTGCAAACGGATACAAGCTGTAACCATAATCTAAAATAAGACTAACAAGCGCCGCTAAGTGTAAAAATACTATAAATTGCTGTATCCATTTTGCATATAAAAAATCTTTCATGGAATCGTTCTTTATTTATTTTCATCAACATCCTGTAAAAGTAAGGTGTTGGAAACATTTAATCGCTGGTTAAGCCATTTTTTTATCTTAGCGATATCGGGTTTTTTTTCAGCATCTTGTAAATGATACAAAACCACCCAATCAATTTTGGCACTATCTGTACCTGAGTATTTTTCAATTTTTCCCAACGAAACTTCTTTTAATTCAGGGAAAAGCACATTAATTTCTTTTACCAAGCCAGGCTCGTTTACTTTGTATTTATTTAATTCTTGGCGCAGGTTGTTAATGGTTACATCTTTTTCAGAAAGTGTAGCGTTTTGTTTGTTTACTTCGCTTAAAATTTCAGCTTTTAAATCGGCATCGTCTTGTCTAAAAATCATTTGGGTGTTTGTAAGCCCTGTTTCCTGTAACATTTTGTTATACAAAGCCATATCCTCTTTGCTCAACTTTTTATTTAAAAAAGCCAATTCCACTTTTTTCGGATTGCTGTTATACGATAGTTTTTTATAGATAACCGTGTAGCCACGGCTGTTGAATTCCGTATTAATGAAATCGTCAATATTTTTATTGAATTTTTTTTCTTGATACAGATTATAAGCCAAATAAAAACTTGGTATAATCATCACCATCATTAAAGTAGAAATACCATAGCGAATTCTTTTTTCGTTTTTTGGATCGATAGCAGCCGATGCCGGGTATTTTAAGTATTTAATTACAAAAAATGTAGCCAAACATATAAAAAAGCAGTTGATGGTATACAAATAGAAAGCTCCTGCAAAATAAGAGAAATTAAAAGTAGCCAAGCCATAACCAGCAGTACACAAAGGCGGCATCAATGCGGTTGCAATGGCCACACCCGGAATTGGATTACCTTTTTCAACTCGGGTAAATGCAATCACACCTACTAATCCACCAAAAAAAGCAATTAATACATCGTAAATATTCGGAGAAGTTCGAGCCAATAGTTCTGATTGCACATCTTTAAACGGACTCAAATAAAAGTAAAAAGCCGAAACAAATAAACTTACAGCTGTGGCAATTAATAAATTTTTTATCGATTTTCTTAACAGCACAAAGTTGTATGTTCCCAATGCTAAACCTGCTCCTAAAATAGGACCCATTAAAGGCGATATAAGCATGGCACCAATCACCACTGCTGTTGAATTTACGTTTAAACCAATTGATGCAATTATGATTGCACAAGCCAAAATCCATAAATTAGATCCTCTAAAAGAAATGTTTGCAGTAACATTTTCTAAAACTTTTTCTTTATCTTCTTCACCATAGTGCAGATTGATAAAATCTAACAGTTTATTGCTCATTAAACATTATTTTAGTTGTTCTTTTTTGCCTGTTTATTGAGAACAATATATCCCAAAACACC containing:
- a CDS encoding TrkH family potassium uptake protein, which gives rise to MKDFLYAKWIQQFIVFLHLAALVSLILDYGYSLYPFAKNSILVLYILVLVIGVSFTILKYYYHRKDIILSVFIFDVLSVLFVVYCLLKQISLEGFSDTTHWLRLAVILKLVREFTRAKISYKRSLLNPAQLFIISFMMLILSGALLLMLPKATTNGISFIDALFTSTSAVCVTGLIVVDTSSYFTLFGKTLILLLIQAGGLGILTFASYFSYFFKGGSTYENQLALSDMTNSEKIGEVFTTVKRILAITFFIETIGALLIFINLDKTILPALGDRIYFSIFHAVSAFCNAGFSTLPNGLMETGYVYNYSLQFIIILIFVFGGLGFPIVINSIRYLKHLIIRYILRFTEKRNNYRPWILTLSNKINLRTSLILIVLGTAVIYIKEYYNVLHMHTGVGKVVTALFTATTPRTAGFNSIDFSELHFSSIIIIIFLMWIGASPASTGGGIKTSTFAIATLNYFSLAKGKTKIEAFRREIADISVRRAFAVMSLSLIAIGFSIFLISHFNNEIPLLDIAFESFSAYSTTGLSLGITGNLSSESKMVLITTMFVGRVSMLTILIAFFKKSRQANYHYPSDEILIN
- a CDS encoding DUF389 domain-containing protein, producing MSNKLLDFINLHYGEEDKEKVLENVTANISFRGSNLWILACAIIIASIGLNVNSTAVVIGAMLISPLMGPILGAGLALGTYNFVLLRKSIKNLLIATAVSLFVSAFYFYLSPFKDVQSELLARTSPNIYDVLIAFFGGLVGVIAFTRVEKGNPIPGVAIATALMPPLCTAGYGLATFNFSYFAGAFYLYTINCFFICLATFFVIKYLKYPASAAIDPKNEKRIRYGISTLMMVMIIPSFYLAYNLYQEKKFNKNIDDFINTEFNSRGYTVIYKKLSYNSNPKKVELAFLNKKLSKEDMALYNKMLQETGLTNTQMIFRQDDADLKAEILSEVNKQNATLSEKDVTINNLRQELNKYKVNEPGLVKEINVLFPELKEVSLGKIEKYSGTDSAKIDWVVLYHLQDAEKKPDIAKIKKWLNQRLNVSNTLLLQDVDENK